The following proteins come from a genomic window of Rutidosis leptorrhynchoides isolate AG116_Rl617_1_P2 chromosome 10, CSIRO_AGI_Rlap_v1, whole genome shotgun sequence:
- the LOC139870202 gene encoding uncharacterized protein — translation MAKDIWAKVLKWWGYNSALFGYEDIFNGTFGYVAHDHKRNQWQAVCWVVCYIIWKNRNAKVFKNKLETVPSLFSEVQVLSYDWISRRCKGHIMDWLQWFSQP, via the coding sequence ATGGCCAAAGACATATGGGCGAAAGTCCTTAAATGGTGGGGGTATAATTCGGCTTTATTCGGGTATGAGGATATTTTTAATGGTACCTTCGGCTACGTAGCACATGATCACAAAAGGAACCAATGGCAAGCGGTTTGTTGGGTGGTTTGTTACATTATATGGAAGAATCGAAATGCAAAGGTGTTCAAGAATAAGCTCGAGACGGTCCCATCTTTATTTAGCGAGGTTCAAGTTCTTTCATACGATTGGATTTCACGACGTTGCAAGGGTCATATTATGGATTGGCTTCAATGGTTCTCACAACCTTAG